One Watersipora subatra chromosome 4, tzWatSuba1.1, whole genome shotgun sequence genomic window carries:
- the LOC137394159 gene encoding uncharacterized protein, giving the protein MGQLHAFVFCLVIIQLGLVVTQTTDITVPETTTGELPTTTLPPTTTKFSRPMTRRCKCEIWAVGYDEDKTRMINVNYITLQFVRTSIPNARCSDVSKCGPVCKNYKYHYFRQGLTSRRTYFSPESVADYVCTDVGKIVTPNDDANVQFMARMGGCSESYKVEELSTSFCCKEGLTAKTYTSLPCDQYNPPDAVAG; this is encoded by the exons ATGGGTCAGCTACATGCATTCGTGTTCTGTCTGGTCATCATACAGCTCGGGTTGGTTGTTACCCAGACTACTGACATCACAGTTCCAGAAACCACCACCGGAGAGCTGCCAACAACCACCCTTCCTCCGACCACCACTAAATTTTCGCGGCCAATGACCAGGAG GTGCAAATGTGAGATCTGGGCAGTTGGCTATGATGAAGACAAGACGAGAATGATCAATGTCAACTACATCACCCTGCAGTTCGTCAGAACGTCAATTCCCAATGCTAGATGTTCCGATGTTAGCAAGTGTGGACCAGTCTGCAAAAACTATA AATATCACTACTTCCGTCAAGGCCTCACCTCTAGAAGAACCTACTTCTCTCCAGAAAGTGTTG CTGACTACGTCTGCACAGATGTTGGGAAAATTGTAACTCCAAATGATGATGCGAATGTACAATTCATGGCTCGTATGGGAGGCTGCTCTGAGTCGTACAAAGTGGAAGAGCTCAGCACATCGTTCTGCTGCAAGGAAGGATTAACCGCTAAAACTTATACAAGCCTTCCCTGTGACCAGTACAATCCTCCGGATGCCGTTGCTGGCTAA